TGTCGGGGTCTTCTGTGGGTTTCTTTCTGGCTCTTCAGCCCCCTGTGTAGGCTTTGGGTGCCTTATCTCCAGGCAGCTGAGGTTAAAGTAGAGGTGCAGACCAGACTGGTTCTTAAATCCTCAATTCTACATCTGGACACTAGAGGGCACTCTCCCATCCCATCCTAGGAGGGACAAGACACCCTCAAAGGTCCTAGAGTGTGCAAATCAGCCAACCTCTGTCGGCACAGCAGAGAGTGCATGTTAGGTTCAGAAATACCTGAAAGGGAATGTTAGGCTTTCTGACTCTGAACCTCCTCACAATTCGCTTCCATGGAGAGAACGTTCCTTTTTGGGTCTAGACTCTGTTGTCCTGAGCCTTGCCTTACTTTTTAGAAAgggatgaacagtggggaaaacctAATCAGGTGAAGGGTTAACCAACACTAAGAGATGCCAGGTCTCAGAAGCTGGCCATAGAAGGACGTCACAGGATTCTTCCAGAAGAGCCACAGCTGACCCCACGGTAGCAGGAACCACACAGACCATAGCCCCTTCAGCTTACCAGTCCCCCTGCTGCCTTTCAGGACTTCCGCCTggctgtcttcctcctcctcctcctcttcctcctcctcctcctcttcatcctctcgCGGATACCCCAGCTCCCGAAGCTCCCCtaactcatcctcttcctctgagGCCTGGTTCTCACTCAAGTTGCTGATGGTCTGCAGGTGGGATTCCGCAATGCGCTGGACAGCTGGCAGAGGGGACCGGGGAGGCAAGGGTCAGCCAGGATGAAGGAGCAGCTCACGCATGCAACTGAGGCAGAGGTGCTGCCCTTCGAAGCCCGAGTTCAATGGTAAAAGGTCACAATCCACCCCGCGGAGGGTGGGCATCAAATCAAGGTGGGAGCCACAGGCGTACATTCTAATCACATTAGCTCTTAAGCTGCTTCAAGAtgctgccctcccccaccccaagactGGCATCAGAAACCCCCTGCACCACAGGGCACATGGCTGGGCAAGACCAGGCCAGCTCAGCAACAGCTTAGCATTCTCTGGCCAGGGAGCCCCCACAGCCACGTGTCCAGTACTGGAAAGTGTTTACCAGTGTTAACCTCAGGCAGAGGTGCCAGGCCTGTAGGCCAGGGCCATTTTCCCTATCATTGTTCACAGTGATTCATGTTTCTTCGCTTCCCTGCCCAAACTGCCCAGCCTTAGATACCAATCTGCACTCTTCCCCAGGCTCCCAAACCAGGAACAGTCCTGAGCCTGAGGTCACAGCACTCTGCAGCCCGTAGAGTCCTTGCTGGGCAAGTGGACTGCTCAGATGTAGCCCTCACCGTCGTGACCCATATCCCTAATCTCCCAGCCTCCTCTGCGGTGACCCAGAAAGCAGcaacaccccaccaccaccaccacgaagACCTGCTCAGATGCAGCCGAGGAAAGGAACAGTGTGGGCGGCTTCCCAAAGACGAAAAgcggggaagggaaaaaaggatgGGCTGGGGGTTCTGGGGATTGTTAAGGTTTAAAAGAACATTATTGGGTTAAGACTGGGGTGGTGGAGGGACTGGGAATGTAGCATTTACAGGGCCCTGGCTTTTGTTTCTAtcctgtaatcacagcacccatagagtagaggcaagaagatcaggaatGTATATgtatcctcagctatatagtgaggtctaatctagcctgggctacataagcaATCCCctcaaacaaaactaaataaaagacaAGGTCAGCAAGAGGCCAGGGACTATCGGGATTTTAGAATAGGTGAGGCATTAGGTCCACTGCCCCCAAACTAGACTCTTTGCAGTAGCCAGTGGTTCTGGGCTACTTAATCCAGCAGTGGCCCCTCCTTTTAGCAGCCCAGGGGGTAGGCTGAACACCTCCTGTGCAGTGAGCAGGGCCATGTACTCCTGCCAACTCAGGGACAGGCACAGAGGGTGCATTGTGTGTGCCCAATGCCCCGCCCTGCCCCCAGCTCCCAACCTACCTCTTCCCGGTGCCTGTGGGTAAGCTACCCAGGcaataaaatctcaataaatTGCCCTGCCCTGGCCTTGGGGACCCAGCAAAGTTTCACCTTGAGCCAACCCAGAGAGCTCTGACCTGACCTCAAAGCACCCACACTGCTCCCCTGAGCCTGTGCTGTCCACCTTCCTGGAGGGCTCTTGAATCCTGCCCTACAAAACCCAAGCCCTGCCAGGCACTTGCCCTTGCCCAGAAAGGTCTAAGCTTGCCAAATAGAACCATCTCAGTGCAGAAGGGCCTCTAGGCTGAGGGAGAGGCAGTCAGTCAGCAGGCAGGCAGTCGGGGGAGGAGAGTTATTTAGTTCGTGATCCAAGGTGCTGGCAGGTGTGTGCAGAGCCTGtgctccccccactcccccacccccctacccCGTGAGCTTGTTTGCATTACTCAGTCTCTCGTGCCTGGCTGGGCCTTCAAGGGTCCTTCCCTACAGTACTGTCTCCTTCTCTTACCTCTGCATGTCTGGGACCCTAAAATCCCCCAACCCCAAGTCTTCCTCGTTAGGATTCAGGAAGCCAGCAGTGTGGTGATGGccctgcacacctttaatcccagcacttgagtgggggagggggccagaggcaggtggatctcggagtttgaggccagcctagtctacagagtgagttcctggacagccagggctacacagagaaaccctgtctcaggggaaaaaaaaaaaaagattcaagaaCCCCAATACAGCCCTCTCCTGACTCCTTCCCACATCCCTGTCTCCCTACCTAGATGCTATAGATATAGCTCCAGAAGGCTGGAGTAGCAGATCTTTGGTCAACTTTTGGTACACAAGAAATTTCCTGGCCCTAAACTCCTACCTCAGCCCACTCCCTAAGTGTATAACCAAAGCCAGGGAGGGCTGAActagaggtgtagctcagtgttaGTGTGTGCTTAGTGTATAAGACACAGCCTTCATCCCCAACACCTCCCTGGAAAGGACACGGGGCGGGGATCCCCCTCACAGTCACCCAGCCTGGTGTGGAGAAGAGTCAGATTgtcttaagacagagtctcattatgtatctCAAgttagcctcagactcactgaACACGACCTCAAACTTCCAATCCTCCTggctctacctcccgagtgctaggcGTACAGGCGCGTCAGTACCATTGGTTTACATGGTGCTGGTACTGGAAGCCAGGGTCTCATATGTGCGATGCACATACTCTACGCCCTAGTCTAAAGCCCAAATTCTTGTACTCCTTGGGAATATGCCATGTGTCTTCACGCCTGCTTTAAACCCTTCCTTCTACATGTCCCTCCGGTCCTTGCACACTGCTACTCGCTGCGGCTTCCTTCCTTCACGTTCCTGTCTTGGGGGAAGGAAAACACcaactcctctctctgctcttccctgcttctctcttgtgctcccaggcttggcGGGCAGGCTGACAGGTGCTCCTGTTGTCCTTGGCTGTTGGGAAGCCACATTAAACCCACCCACCCAGGGGAGGTCTCAGCACACCTCCAGGAGAAGGGGCAGGCCCAGCAGGAAAGGCCTCGGGTGTGGGTGACAGGCCACTGACACCTAGTTAGGAAGAGGCCCTTggctcactcacacacaccttcTCTTCCTTCAGGTGTATCTCCTACAGCTATCTGGCTAGAAATCAAGTCTCCGGCTGTCCTTAAAGCCTGGCTTCACACTGCCAGCCCCTCTGTGTGCCTGTTTCTTTCCTGGCCTGTAGATCCCATCAGCCTTAGCACTGTCCGTGTGCAAGCTCTCCCCCAGAGGCAAAGGGTCCATGAGGCCAGGGACTGAATCACtcagttttcatttctgtgtGAGACACGGTCTTGCTGCATTGCCCTAGCCGTCGGGCATTCACTGTGCGGCCCAGGCTGATCTCATGTACACaccgatcttcctgcctctgcctccgacgtgaggaattacaggtatgagccatcaggtaactttgttttgttttcgttttcaggtatctttgttttgctttttgagaccgGGACTCCCTGTGCAACTCTGGCTGACCCAgcactctctctatagaccagtatggccttgaactcacaaaacccagcctgcttctgtctccgAAATGCTGAGCTAACAGACCTCTGCACCACCATACTGACTTACCTAAAATCCGCATTAGGGCTGTAACCTAGGGCCTGTCAATTGagtgctctaccaccaagctaccCTGTGAGCCCCCCAATCTCCCTCATCTTATTTCACCCATTGCCCACCAATGAGACCTGGCAATATGAGACAGGAGTGACGCCTTTTACCccagacagaaaagcagatgcaggatgcaggagcCCAGGATGCAGAACTGCACGCTGGAATGGAGCTGTGGAGCCTGAGGGGAAAGTGGGCGGCAAGCATGGCCCAGCAGAGACACTTTCAGAGTCTCTCACCTCAATGCTTACTGTCCCAGCTCTCCCTTTCAAACCCTCCCCCCCAACCTACTGTTAAGATCCTAGCtgccctttccctgcctctgagaACCTAAGAAGAAGCTATTCTCCCAAGTCAGGCAGAGGGTTGGTGGCAGTCCTTCCCAGATGACAGTTCCTCTTCCTCACCCACGTGCATGGCTCCAGGAGACCATAAGACAGATGGAGGGGTGGGGTTAGTACCTTTCAGTGACGGCGGAGTGTAGGCACAGGGGTTGGGTCTCTTCGACTTTGGGTGGTGCCCCTCTCCAGAGGTTCTCTACAGGAAAGAAGCAGTTGAAACAGGCTCCCCAGAtacccttccccttcccctctctccagtgGGACAACTGACTTGAATAGCTGACATAGCATGGGACACCTAGGGCACCTAGgctaagcccccccccccacattagCAGAAGTCTGACTCAGAGCAGGACCCTCAGTCAtggacaccccaccccaccccactaaGAGAGAGGGTGACACCTGAACAGGATCTTGGGGGCAGGGGAAGCAATTGATATACTAATGTGTCCTGTGGTGTCCTAGGTTGGCTCTGGAGACATCAGTCTACCCTGCCCAACTCCAGAGGGCCCAGCTAAGTGTCCTTCCAGCTGCCCCAGGAAACTCACCTGGTGCGGAGAGGCCTCCTCCTCTAAGAGAGGCCACCAGGCACACACCAACCATGaccaaggaggagagaaaaagaatcagGTTACTTTCCCCAAAGCCTCAGTCTTTGGGACAGCAAAAGTGTGCCCTTCCCTCCTGGTGCCAACAGGTGCCAAAAGAATAAACCAACCCAGCTGCATTGGCCTTCCAGGCCTCCagtctccagcccctccctctctGGTGGGGCCCCTCAGAAAAGCACCTGAGGTGGGGTAGGGAGCAGGGAATGGGCCCTACCTGGCGAGGAGTGCTCTGAAACCCGGAACAGCATGGCAGGGGTTGGTCTCCGGCGCCTGATCtagggagatggaggaaggaaggacaggatGAACACCTCATAGGGGCACCACACCATCACACTCAGCCAGCTGGGAACTGGGCTTTGG
The nucleotide sequence above comes from Arvicanthis niloticus isolate mArvNil1 chromosome 6, mArvNil1.pat.X, whole genome shotgun sequence. Encoded proteins:
- the Ppp1r1b gene encoding protein phosphatase 1 regulatory subunit 1B isoform X1, which codes for MDPKDRKKIQFSVPAPPSQLDPRQVEMIRRRRPTPAMLFRVSEHSSPEEEASPHQRTSGEGHHPKSKRPNPCAYTPPSLKAVQRIAESHLQTISNLSENQASEEEDELGELRELGYPREDEEEEEEEEEEEEEDSQAEVLKGSRGTVGQKLTCGQGLEGPWERPPPLDEPQRDGSSEDQVRGRATLSEPGEEPQHPTHPEPGT
- the Ppp1r1b gene encoding protein phosphatase 1 regulatory subunit 1B isoform X2, whose translation is MLFRVSEHSSPEEEASPHQRTSGEGHHPKSKRPNPCAYTPPSLKAVQRIAESHLQTISNLSENQASEEEDELGELRELGYPREDEEEEEEEEEEEEEDSQAEVLKGSRGTVGQKLTCGQGLEGPWERPPPLDEPQRDGSSEDQVRGRATLSEPGEEPQHPTHPEPGT